GGTTGCTGAACCTCATTGTGGCATTGGGCATAACCTATATCCCCCGAACCGCGCGGATCGTTCGCGCCGCCGTTCTTGGTGTGCGCAAATCGGAGTATATCGAGTCAGCACGGCTCTCTGGGGCGAGCGATCGCTTCATTATCTTCAAGCATATTCTACCCAACACCATGGCGCCATTGATCGTTGATCTGACCTTTGTGTTTGCCTATGCGATTCTTGCAGAAGCCGCGCTCAGCTTTCTGGGTGTCGGGCCGCCTCCGCCTGTCCCGACCTGGGGCAACATCATTGCGGATGGTCGCGATTACCTTGTGGAAGCACCCTGGATCAGCGTGTTCCCAGGCCTTGTCATCGGGTTCAGCGTGCTGGGATTGAACCTTCTGGGTGATGGATTGCGTGACGTTCTCGATCCCCGGCTGACATCGAGATGATCGCATCACAATGACCAAAGCAAATGCAACCATGGCTCCATTGCTCAAGATATCCAACTTGCGGACCGAGTTCGGCCCAGCACGCAAACCGATTACAGTGGTTGATGATATCAGTTTTGAGATCGGCGCCAACGAGCGGCTCGCAGTCGTCGGCGAATCCGGCTCTGGAAAGACGATGACAGCGCTCTCGATCATGCGCTTGCTTCCAGATGCAGCGCGCATATCTTCCGGGACGGTCAATTTTGCCGGGAAGGACCTGCTCAAATTGTCACGCTCCGAAATGCGGAGGATGAGCGGCGGCGAACTCGCGATGATTTTTCAGGAGCCAATGAGTTCGCTGAACCCAGTTTTCACTGTGGGCGCTCAGATCAGCGAGGCCATCACGCTGCATCAGGGATTGCGCGGTCGTGCAGCACGGATGCGTGCAATCGAACTGTTGTCATTGGTCAAGGTTCCGTCACCCGAGCACAGAATAGACCAGTATCCGCACGAGCTTTCAGGCGGGATGCGGCAGCGTGTAATGATCGCTATGGCGCTGTCGTCACAACCGAAGCTTCTCATCGCCGACGAGCCGACAACTGCCTTGGATGTCACGGTTCAAGCCCAAATCCTCCAGTTATTGAAGCAGTTGCAGGCTGAGCTGGGCATGGCAATCCTGTTGATCACCCATGATCTTGGTGTTGTCGCACAGTTCGCTGAAAGAATGATTGTAATGTATGCGGGCAAGGTCGTTGAAGACGCAATGGTGTCGGAAGCGTTCCGCCGGCCCCTTCATCCCTATACGGAAGGACTGCTGCGCAGCATTCCTCCGCTTTATAGTGACGTTGACCGCTTGCTGGCGATCGAGGGGGTAGTGCCGCCACCCACCGAACTCCCGGCAGGGTGCAGGTTTCAGCCGCGATGTCAGTACGCCAAAGCAGCCTGCACCGCACAGGTTCCACCGCTGAAACTCTTCGGCAAGCGACATAGCGCCGCTTGCATAAGATACGACGATTATGAGGTAGTCTAAACATGACTCCAGAAAGCTTACTTCAGGTCAGGGACCTCAAGAAGCATTTTCGTATTGGCACTAGCCTGTTCAAATCGCGGCGCCAAGTCGTTCAAGCCGTGGATGGTGTCAGCTTTGATCTTGTGGCTGGCGAAACACTAGGGCTCGTTGGCGAATCCGGTTGTGGCAAGTCCACTCTTGGCAGGCTGGTTGTACGATTGATTGAACCGACAGAAGGCAGCGTGACCTTCGGTGGGCAGGACCTGTTGAATCTCAAGGCGACCGAACTTCATGCCGTGCGCAAGAAATGTCAGTTCATTTTTCAGGATCCATACGGCTCATTGGATCCGCGAATGCGCATCTGGGACATCGTAACCGAACCACTTGCGATAGAAGGAAAGATGAGCAGGCCTGAACGGCGAGCCCGAGGGCAGGAACTGCTTGAGAGGGTAGGGCTTTCCAGCTCGGTGGCGGATAGTTACCCGCACGAATTCTCTGGCGGGCAACGTCAGCGTATCGGTGTTGCACGCGCCCTTGCGCTTGATCCTCGTCTGATTGTCTGCGATGAGCCCGTTTCCGCGCTTGACGTCTCTATTCAGGCTCAGATTATCAACTTGATGACCGACTTGAAGAATGAACTGCAACTCAGCTATCTTTTCATTTCGCACAATCTCGCGGTCGTCCGTCATATAGCCGACAGAGTTGCTGTCATGTATCTGGGCAAGATCGTGGAGCTCGCTCCGAAATCAGAGCTCTACAACCATCCCCAGCACCCCTATACTCGCGCTCTGATTTCCGCAATTCCAGTTCCTGAACCGGATCGACCGGCAGGCACAATCGATCTGCAGGGGCATGTTCCCAGTCCGATCAACCCACCAACGGGCTGTCGCTTCCACACGCGCTGTCCATTTGCGTTTGACCGCTGTCGAACCGAAGAACCTCAATTGATTGCGCAGAGCACCGATCATCTGGTTGCCTGTCATTTGTGAATAGAAAGAGTGGTCGCAGAGGTATTCTCAATACACGCAATATTCGGCGGCCAGTTCCGACACGGTGCACGCTCCCTTGTCGGCCTCCAACGCAATGCAAGCCTTGAAGCCCGTGTCATGGTTCCTGCTTTTTGACATGGTCTGATCGTAGCTTCCGTCACTGTCCGCTTTTGGGGGGACGGCTCAGGGTGGGATGAGAGCTGGCAATGAGAAGCCCCCAGTTCCGGTTTGCGATAGACAAGTTTGCGCGCGTTTAGCCAGGCGACTTAGCAGAAGAGCAAAATGACACCCGGGGCGTGTGTGGATGCCCCCTGTTTGGCAAGCTTTATCTTCGATTTTTCGGCGGGGTCTTCGATCGGACGTGTGTCAGGCCTCAGGTTGTGGCCTTCGATGACGCCACGGGCCGGTATGCTGTTCGGAAAGCTGGGTTCACATCGGTTCAGAGAGCTGCAAGCGCTCGAGCCCCGGGTCTGAATTTCCCTGCCTTGAACTTCGAAGTCCGTGTCGCGTACTCCTCGTCGATCGCTCACCCCGGCCTTGCGGCCATGTCGTGCCTTTTCCCTTCTCGGTTTCAGGTCACGCCATTCGATAATTCTCTTGCTTGGTCGACATGGCCCAGATCATTCGGGCCATCTTATTCGCCAGCGCAACGGCCGCGACCATCCTTGGCTTGCGTGCTACGAGAGCAGCGAGCCAGCGATTCGAACTGCCACCCTTTCGGACGACCCAGCGGATCACGCTCATCGCTCCGACGATTAGCAGTCGGCGGATGTCGGTCTGCCCCATCTTGCTGACCGACCCCAGCCTGGCCTTGCCCCCCGTGGACCTCTGCCGTGGCACCAGGCCGAGCCAGGCCGCAAAGTTCCGCCCACTGTCAAAAGTGTCGAGGTCGGGCGCAAACGCCGCCACGGCGCCTGCCGTCACGGGGCCGATCCCGGGGATGGTGCAAAGCCGCCGCAACTCACAATCTGTCTTCGATGCATCTTCCAACTCGTTTGCCAGCCGTTCGATCACGTCGGTCAGCCGCGCGATCTGCTCGAGATAAACCGCCCCCATCTCACGAACCGGGTCAGGCAGGTCGCTGCTCTCGTCCGCCAACGCATTCTCGAGTAGTTTCAGGCTCGCCGGTCCCTTCGGCGCCACCAGCCCGAATTCGGCCAGATGTCCGCGGAGCGCGTTGATGAGCTGCGTGCGCTGCCGGACCAAGCATTGATGGGTGCGGAACGCCACAGCACGGCCTTGGGTTTCGGCACTCTTCACTGCCACGAAACGCATGGTCGGGCGCATGGCCGCCTCTGCGATAGCCTCCGCGTCCGCGCGGTCATTCTTCTGGCGCTTGACGAACGGTTTCACATACGCCGCCGGCACCAGACGCACTTCATGACCGTGAGACTGCGCCATCCGGCCCCAGTGATGCGACGTGGCGCATGCCTCCATCGCGACTACACAGGCCGGCTGCTCGCCCAGAAGCGTCGCCAACCGGTTCCGAGACAGTGCCCGATTATACAGTACCCTCCCATCAGATCCGACCGCACAAGCCTGAAAGCTGCCTTTTGCTAAGTCGATTGCCAGAATGCTGATCTTCGATGTCATTGATGCGCCCTCCGCTCGGTGAATATAGAACCGTCTTGGTATACCCGATGCCGCTGGGTGGGGGCATCCACCGCATCAGTTCATTGCCTTCGTCTCGACATCGCCGATCTCCTTTGTGTTGAAGAACAGCAGACAACAAATCGCAGCTCACGTCAGCGTCCGATTTTCGGGGGAGCGGAGCTCAGGTTGCAGCAGTAAATGTTATCTATTGGAACTCATTTTGTCTGTTGACACGAGTTCGATCCCTATCCTATCTTTCCATCTGAGGTGTGCGGGAGGGTGTCATTGGGGACAGTCTTTGGCCGCGGCCTGTCGTAGTGCGGGTCAGGGAGCAGCAATGAGCATACGTAATCAAGCCTGCATCGCCGGGATCTATGAACATCCTACCCGGAACGCGGCGGATATCTCATTGGCCGCGCTTCATGGGGATGTGATCGCCGGAGCGCTTGCGGATGCGGGCCTTGACAAGGGTGATGTCGACGGCTTCTTTTGTGACAGCGATGCGCCGGGCCTTGGCGCACTTTCCATGCTGGATTATCTCGGCATGCGGGTGCGCCATGTTGAAGCTTCTGAAAGCGGCGGGGCCACATATTTGTCCCAGGTTGCCCATGCTGCAGAGGCAATTGCGGCGGGCAAGATGAAGGTGGCGGTCATCTCGATGGCGGGGCGACCACGTGCCGACGCGGCGGCCGGGGGCGTCGCGCCCCGTCCTTTCCCGCCTTCCACACCGGATTTGCAGTTCGAACTGCCCTATGGCGCGGAACTGGTCAATGAATATGCGCTCGCGGCCATGCGGCATATGTATGAGTATGGCACGACCGCCGAACAACTGGCCTGGGTCAAGGTTGCCGCCTCGCACCACGCTCAGCACAATCCATTAGCCATGCTTCCCAAAGTCGTGACTGTGGAGGATGTACTTGGTTCGCCGATGATCGCGGATCCTCTGCACCGGATGGATTGCTGCATCGTCAGTGACGGCGGCGGCGCAATCGTGGTTGTCAGTCCTGATGTCGCCGCAAGCCTCAAACAGCCGGTCGTCAAGGTTCTTGGCCATGGGGAGGCGGTCAAGCATCAAAATGGTGGACAGATTGATCTGACTTTCTCTGCAGCAGCCTATTCCGGAGCGGACGCCTTTGCCGAGGCAGGAGTCACCCCTTCCGATATAGATTACGCGTCAATCTACGACAGTTTCACCATCACCGTCATCACGCAATTGGAAGATCTGGGGTTCTGCGCCAAGGGGGATGGTGGTCGATTTGTTGCTGATGGCGGCCTGATATCCGGGGTCGGGCGCCTGCCGGTCAATACCGATGGCGGAGGGTTGTGCAACAATCACCCGGGATACCGTGGCGGGATGACCAAGATCATCGAGGCTGTGCGGCAGTTGCGGGGGCAGGCGGCGCCGCAGGTGCAAGTGAAGAATTGTCGGCTCGCACTGGCGCAGGCCATGGGTGGTTCGCTCGGCACGCGCCATGCGGCAGCGACCCTGATTTTGGAGCGCCATTGACATGACCGAACCTCTTGGAAAACGCATTCCTGCTGCCCCGGAGCCGACTGTTGAGACGGTCGAATATTGGCAGGCCGCCGATGCGCATAAACTGATGATAGGGCGATGCCATGGTTGTGGCGAAGCTTATTTCTATCCACGTTCGCGCTGTCCCCGTTGCCTGTCGGCCGACACCGGACTTGAGCAGGCTGAAGGCAGCGGGACGGTGTATTCCTATAGCATCATGCGCCGCGCCAAGATCCCTTATGCGATTGCCTATGTCACGCTGGCGGAAGGTCCCACGATGATGACCAATATTGTCGATTGCGCGATAGACCATATTAGCATCGGCATGCCCGTGAGCCTCGTCTTCGTGGAATCCGACGGGGGTTCTCCGGTGCCGGTGTTCAAACCGGCCGGCGAGTTTGCCGGCTAGCCCTGCACGGTTGCCTGTCGTCGGATCATCAAGTGTAGAAGCGAACCTGTCATGCAGACCCACCATAACTTCGACCCACGCGTTCTGCCACAGGATGAGTGCGTTCTAAGGGCGATGCTCGAACGCAACGCCGCCCAGCGGCCCGATGATATCTATGCGGTATTTCAGGATGGCACAGAATGGAGTTTTTCCGAAACCTTGCGCCAGGCGCGGCAAGCCGCCGCCGGCCTGCAATCGCTCGGAGTTGCGCAGGACGACAGGGTCCTGATAGCCCTTCCCAACGGCAAGGACGCACTCCGGATTTGGTTCGGCGTCAACTATATCGGCGGTGTCGCCGTGCATGTGAATCCGGCTTACCGCGGCGCACTGCTGGAACGCGTTATTTCCAATTCAGGTGCCGAGCTTCTGGTCTGTGTCGCGGACATGGTGGAGCCGGTTTCTCAGGTTGCCACCGCCGATTTGAAAACGGTCGTCACTTTGGGGGAAACATCTACGCTGTTGCCGGGTATTTCGCTGCTTGATGTCGGTGTCCTCGATGGTGTCGGCGACCAGCCTGAAGCGCCAGCGCGAGAAATCCTCCCGTTTGATCTGCAATGCATAATCTATACGTCGGGAACCACAGGCCCATCGAAGGGCGTGATGTGTTCATACATGCATGTCACCAGCGCAGGGAAGGCGGTCTATTTCCTTGATGCCGAGGACCGTTATCTGGTTAATCTGCCAAATTATCATATCGCCGGCATCCTTCCGTGCATGTTGATGATGTCACTTGGTGGCTCCATCGCCGTTATAGAGCGCTTCAAGACAGACCAGTTCTGGGAGACCATCGCCGCCACAAAGGCGACATTTGCCATTCTGCTCGGAGTGATGACGCGGTACCTGCTTTCCAGGCCGGAAACCCCAGCGGAAAAGGCCGGGTATCTCCGTTACATCATCCAGCAGCCATTTGATGACGATGCTCCCGCTTTGCGAGCCCGTTTCAACATCGACATCTACACCTCTTTCAACATGACCGAAGTTTCGCTTCCGATCGTATCCGAACCCAACCCGCCGGTTCCGGGAACCTGCGGTAAGGCGCGTGATGGCGTCGAACTCAGGATCGTTGATGCCTACGATTGTGAGGTGCCGGTGGGCCACACCGGCGAACTGATCATCCGGACCGACCAGCCGTGGGCAATGATGCACGGCTATTATCAGGATGCCGACGCCACCGCGCGGGCTTGGCGCAATGGCTGGTTCCACACCGGTGACATCTTCCGCAAGAATGCGGACGGCTACTATTTCTTTGTCGACAGGCTGAAGGACACGATCCGCCGCCGCGGAGAGAACATCTCCTCCTTCGAAGTCGAGGCGGCCGTGATGGCCCATCCGGCCATTCGCGAGGCGGCGGCGGTGGCTACCGAGAGCGAAATCAGCGAAAGCGAGGTCATGATTGTGGTCTCACTCAACAAAAATGTCTCGCTCGACCCGGCCGACCTGATCAGGTTCCTAAGTTCAAATCTGACCTATTTCATGATCCCCCGTTACGTGCGCATCCTTGCGGACTTGCCGAAAACCCCGACGCAGAAAATTGAAAAGCACGTTTTGCGCAGCACCGGACGGTCTCAGGGGGACGTCTGGGACCGTGAAGCGGCCGGCATTCGAATTCAACGAAACTGAGTGCCGAAAATGGGCGTCATTGTCCCAAATCCGCAAGTTATCCACCAAGGTCAGATTATGAAACAAGCCCACAGCAAGCCCAATGTCGTCCATATTACCTGGTCAAATCCGCCGGTGAATGCACTGTCACTTGCAACACGCAAGGATATATACGAGGCGGTCGGTGCCGCGCTTGCAGATGACCGGGTTGACGCTCTGGTGCTGTCGGGTGAGGGCGGACGCTTCAGTGGTGGGGCGGATGTTCGCGAGTTCAATACCGAAGACGCTTCCGCTTTTCCCAGCATCATCGATATAGGGCGGCTGCTGGAGGAATCCGAAAAACCGTGCATTGCCGCCATAGAGGGTGTTGCGCTGGGTGGCGGGCTCGAGTTGGCGTTGTTCTGCCATGGCAGGGTTGCCTCGGGGCAGGCGCTTCTCGGCTTGCCTGAAGTTAAGTTGGGGGTCATGCCGGGGGCGCAGGGTACGCAGCGTCTGCCGCGGTTGATCATGGCCGGCATTGCGTTGGAGATGATGATGGAGGGTCGGTTCATAACCGGCGCAGAGGCTGAACAGCTTGGTCTCGTCGAAGCGGTTACTGAAGGCGAGCCGGTTACCCGCGCCATGCAATTTGCGGCGGAAATGGTAATTTCGGAAGAGTCGCCACCGCGGGTACAGGACATGCCGGTTCGGTTTAACGGCGAACCGGAAGCAGAACTGGCAAGGGCTATGGACAAGGCCCGTTCCATGCGCCGTGGTCCCGCTCCGGAGGCAATTGTCACCAGTGTTGCGCGGGCAGCAGGATCTCGCCCGGATGAAGCAGAAGCTGCCGATACCGCAGCATTTTTCGAACTGGCAGCAACGCCCGAAGCCATAGCTCTGCAGCATCTGTTCTTCGCCGAGCGAAGCGCGAACCGAATTGAAAGCGTGGCCTCAGGGGCAACGTCCCGGACGATCAAACTTGTCGGTGTGGTTGGCGCCGGTACGATGGGTACCGGAATTGCGATGGCTTTTGCCAATTCTGGCTTTCGGGTTCATCTGTTTGACGCAAATGCCAACTCGCTCGCAAGGAGTGAGGAGATTCGATCAAAAGCCTATGCATCAGCTCAACGCCGCGGCAAGATGGACAACGCGGCCGCGGAAGCGGCGCAAGCCCGCATTGCCACCGTCACTTCGCTTGACGCGATGGCCGATGCCGACCTAATTGTCGAAGCGGTGATCGAGGACATGGCGGTCAAGAAAACTATCTTTGCCGAGCTCGATACCATGGTTCGCCCCGATGCTGTGCTTGCCACCAACACGTCGTTTTTGGATGTCGCCGAGATTGCCTCCGTGACAGAAACCCCGGCGCGTGTTCTTGGGATGCACTTCTTCTCACCCGCCCACATCATGCGGCTCGTCGAGGTGATCCGCGTGCGGGATACATCGGATGCGGCATTGCTGACCGCCATGGCTGTCGTCAGGAAACTCGGTAAGATTGGTGTGGTTGCGGGCAATTGTGATGGTTTCATTGGAAACCGCATGATCGACCAGTACTTTCTGCGCGCCAACGAATTGCTGATGGAGGGGGCGTCACCGCGCCAGGTGGATGATGCCATGCGCGGTTTCGGATTTGCCATGGGGCCGTTCGAAATGTCTGATATGGCGGGCAATGATGTCGCGTGGCTGAACCGAAAGCGTCATCTGGCTGAGGACAAATCCTACCGGTTTCCCGAAATCGCCGATGCGGCCGCCGAGCGCGGCTGGTACGGTCAGAAGACGGGCAAGGGGTGGTACATTTATCTCGAAGGCAGCAGGCAAGGTCTGGATTCACCGGAACTCCTGGACCTGCTTGATGATGTGCGTGCGCGTGCCGGTATAGAGCCGCGTAACATTGATGCTGAAGAGATTGTTGATCGTTGCATTTACGCTCTGGTCAATGAAGGCGCGAAAATACTTGAGGAGGGGCACGCCCAGCGTGCTTCCGATATTGATGTCGTCTACGTCCGCGGCTTTGGATTTCCAGACCTCAAGGGCGGTCCGATGCATCATGCCGAGCGCATGGGCCTGGCCCGCATCGTGGATCGTATCAACGAATTTGCATCGGCCTCCCGGTTTCCCGGTTGGGAGCCTGCCCCGTTGCTGGTCGAACGCGCCGGGACAACCGGCAGACTAGACTAATCCGTATTTACCGGGCGTGGATGGGATCTGCGTCGTTTGGAAGGCATGCCGATGGAAAATCCAAGGTCGCTATTGATTGCAAACCGTGGCGAGATCGCAATCCGGATCGCCAATGCTGCGGCGTCTCTCGGTTTGCGCAGCGTGGCTGTCTGCTCCGTTGATGACCAAGAAAACCTGCACTTGCTCAAGGCAGACAAGAGCATTGTCCTGCCCGGTCGCGGCCCGAGCGGTTATCTCGACATGGAGGCAATCGTCGCCACGGCAGTGGCCGAGAAATGCGACATGATCCACCCAGGTTATGGCTTTTTAAGCGAAAATGCCGACTTTGCGCGGCTTTGCGAACAGTACGGCATTGCTTTTGTGGGCCCGTCCTCCGAGGTCCTGCAACTTTTCGGAGATAAGGTGGCAGCCCGAAACCTCGCGATTTCGCTTGATGTCCAGGTTCCGCGTGGAACTGTCGGTGAGACGACCCTGGAAGAAGCTCAAGCTTTCTTTGCTTCCTTGGGTGAGGGCGGAGTGGCGATGATCAAGGCTGTCGCGGGGGGGCGGGCGAGGCATGCGAGTTGTTCGGTCGGCTTCGGAATTGCCCGAAGCCTATGAACGGTGCCGCTCGGAGGCCTCTGCAGCGTTCGGAAATGACGTCGTCTATATGGAGGAATTCATCGTTTCGGCGCGGCATGTTGAGGTCCAGGTGCTTGGCGACGGCGAGGGTAATGCGATCCATTTCTGGGACCGGGAATGCAGCTTGCAGCGCCGTCACCAGAAGCTTGTCGAGATCGCGCCTTCATTGGTGGTCGAGCCGCAATTGCGGCAAGGCATTCTTGATGCCGCGCTGCGCATGGCGCGGCAAACACGGTATCGTGGACTGGCCACTTTTGAATTCCTGGTCGAGGCTGATCATCAACCGGCACGGTTTCATTTTATGGAAGCCAATCCCCGGATCCAGGTCGAACATACGGTGACCGAGGAAGTTACCGGATACGATCTGGTCGAAGCCCAACTGAAAGTTGCGATGGGTGCGACCCTCGATGATCTTGGCCTTGTTCAGGAGCAGATTGCATCGCCGAAAGGCTACGCGGTGCAGTTGCGCATCAATATGGAGGAATTGCAGGCGGATGGATCCGTGTTGCCGAGCGGCGGGGTGCTCCACGCATTCGATCTCCCTTCAGGTCCGGGCATTCGTGTCGACAGCTTCGGCTACACCGGATATCGCACCAATCCCTCCTTCGATCTCGCTGCTGGCAAAAATCATTGTGCGCTCCCGTTCGGGAGATTTTTCGGAGGCAATTGCAAAGGCCGATCGTGCCTTGGGCGACACCCGAATCGAAGGCGTGAAGACCAACACCGGCTTTTTGCGTTGCCTGCTGGCGCAGCCGGAGGTTCGCGCCGGAGAATTTGATACGCGATTCATCGAGATGCACATGGGCGACATCCTGGCGGCGGACATCGCCGATACCCGGCGGCCGGCGGTGCTTGACGTTGGAACAGATGGCTTGACGTCAACGAAACCACAGGAGGTGCCGGTTGATCTTGCTCCTGACGCGATCGCCGTGAGCGCGCCGATGCAAGGTCTGATCGTCCGGATGGATGTTGCCGTGGGTGACATGATTGCAGCCGGATCGCAGGTTGCCATCATTGAGGCCATGAAAATGGAGATGCCTGTGCTAGCGCCTTTTGCCGGTCGCGTCTCACATATCGGGTGCAGCGTAGGTTGCACCGTCGATCTAGCTGCTGCGCTCGCCTATCTTGAACCCGGTGACGACCTCACGGCAGATGCCGGCGATGTCATTGTCAGTGATCCCAAGGCGATCCGCCCCGAACTTGCGGAACTACGCGTGCGGCGAGAAGGATTGCTTGATAGGGCTCGCCCGGAGGCCGTGGAGCGTCGTCGCCGTATTGGCAAGCGCATGATACGCGAAAACCTCGCGGATTTTTTTGATGGTGGTCAGTTCGAGGAATATGGCAGCCTGACATACGCGGCGCAGAAGTCGCGGCGCAGTGTTGAGGAATTGCTGCGGATCAGCCCGGCCGACGGCTTGATTGCAGCTGTTGGTCATGTCAATGGCGATGCTTTCGGTAAAGATGCAAGCCGCTGCATGGCGCTCGCCTATGACTACACGGTGCTTGCCGGAACGCAGGGCATCAATTCCCATCACAAGAAGGATCGCATGCTGCAGTTGGCTGAGCAGTGGCGCATTCCGGTGATGTTGTTTGCCGAAGGTGGTGGTGGTCGCCCTGGCGATACGGACTACACTGGGGTCAGTGGTCTGGATTCCATGACATTTCGACGTCTGGCCAAACTTAACGGACTGGTGCCGCTGGTTGGTCTCGTGACTGGCCGTTGCTTTGCCGGAAACGCCGCGCTGCTTGGGTGCTGCGATGTCATCATCGCCACGCGTGACGCCAACATCGGCATGGCCGGCCCGGCAATGATCGAGGGCGGGGGACTCGGAGTCTTCAAACCCGAGGAGGTTGGGCCCACAACGGTTCAGGAGCCGAATGGGGTTATCGATCTGCTGGTCGAGGACGAGGCAGAAGCGGTTGCCGCCGGGCGTCGTTATCTTGGCTACTTCCAGGGTGACCTGGCCGAGTGGGAGGTCCCGGACCAAGATGCGCTTCGGCAGGCTGTGCCAGCAAATCGGCTCCGTGCCTATGAAGTGCGCACGGTGATCGAGTTGCTGGCTGATACCGGAACAACAATGGAATTGCGACACGGTTTTGCGCCGAGCCTCGTGACAGCGCTGATCCGAATCGAAGGGCGGGCCATTG
This DNA window, taken from Hoeflea algicola, encodes the following:
- a CDS encoding thiolase domain-containing protein; the protein is MSIRNQACIAGIYEHPTRNAADISLAALHGDVIAGALADAGLDKGDVDGFFCDSDAPGLGALSMLDYLGMRVRHVEASESGGATYLSQVAHAAEAIAAGKMKVAVISMAGRPRADAAAGGVAPRPFPPSTPDLQFELPYGAELVNEYALAAMRHMYEYGTTAEQLAWVKVAASHHAQHNPLAMLPKVVTVEDVLGSPMIADPLHRMDCCIVSDGGGAIVVVSPDVAASLKQPVVKVLGHGEAVKHQNGGQIDLTFSAAAYSGADAFAEAGVTPSDIDYASIYDSFTITVITQLEDLGFCAKGDGGRFVADGGLISGVGRLPVNTDGGGLCNNHPGYRGGMTKIIEAVRQLRGQAAPQVQVKNCRLALAQAMGGSLGTRHAAATLILERH
- a CDS encoding ABC transporter ATP-binding protein — its product is MTKANATMAPLLKISNLRTEFGPARKPITVVDDISFEIGANERLAVVGESGSGKTMTALSIMRLLPDAARISSGTVNFAGKDLLKLSRSEMRRMSGGELAMIFQEPMSSLNPVFTVGAQISEAITLHQGLRGRAARMRAIELLSLVKVPSPEHRIDQYPHELSGGMRQRVMIAMALSSQPKLLIADEPTTALDVTVQAQILQLLKQLQAELGMAILLITHDLGVVAQFAERMIVMYAGKVVEDAMVSEAFRRPLHPYTEGLLRSIPPLYSDVDRLLAIEGVVPPPTELPAGCRFQPRCQYAKAACTAQVPPLKLFGKRHSAACIRYDDYEVV
- a CDS encoding 3-hydroxyacyl-CoA dehydrogenase NAD-binding domain-containing protein: MKQAHSKPNVVHITWSNPPVNALSLATRKDIYEAVGAALADDRVDALVLSGEGGRFSGGADVREFNTEDASAFPSIIDIGRLLEESEKPCIAAIEGVALGGGLELALFCHGRVASGQALLGLPEVKLGVMPGAQGTQRLPRLIMAGIALEMMMEGRFITGAEAEQLGLVEAVTEGEPVTRAMQFAAEMVISEESPPRVQDMPVRFNGEPEAELARAMDKARSMRRGPAPEAIVTSVARAAGSRPDEAEAADTAAFFELAATPEAIALQHLFFAERSANRIESVASGATSRTIKLVGVVGAGTMGTGIAMAFANSGFRVHLFDANANSLARSEEIRSKAYASAQRRGKMDNAAAEAAQARIATVTSLDAMADADLIVEAVIEDMAVKKTIFAELDTMVRPDAVLATNTSFLDVAEIASVTETPARVLGMHFFSPAHIMRLVEVIRVRDTSDAALLTAMAVVRKLGKIGVVAGNCDGFIGNRMIDQYFLRANELLMEGASPRQVDDAMRGFGFAMGPFEMSDMAGNDVAWLNRKRHLAEDKSYRFPEIADAAAERGWYGQKTGKGWYIYLEGSRQGLDSPELLDLLDDVRARAGIEPRNIDAEEIVDRCIYALVNEGAKILEEGHAQRASDIDVVYVRGFGFPDLKGGPMHHAERMGLARIVDRINEFASASRFPGWEPAPLLVERAGTTGRLD
- a CDS encoding Zn-ribbon domain-containing OB-fold protein, giving the protein MTEPLGKRIPAAPEPTVETVEYWQAADAHKLMIGRCHGCGEAYFYPRSRCPRCLSADTGLEQAEGSGTVYSYSIMRRAKIPYAIAYVTLAEGPTMMTNIVDCAIDHISIGMPVSLVFVESDGGSPVPVFKPAGEFAG
- a CDS encoding IS110 family transposase, with product MTSKISILAIDLAKGSFQACAVGSDGRVLYNRALSRNRLATLLGEQPACVVAMEACATSHHWGRMAQSHGHEVRLVPAAYVKPFVKRQKNDRADAEAIAEAAMRPTMRFVAVKSAETQGRAVAFRTHQCLVRQRTQLINALRGHLAEFGLVAPKGPASLKLLENALADESSDLPDPVREMGAVYLEQIARLTDVIERLANELEDASKTDCELRRLCTIPGIGPVTAGAVAAFAPDLDTFDSGRNFAAWLGLVPRQRSTGGKARLGSVSKMGQTDIRRLLIVGAMSVIRWVVRKGGSSNRWLAALVARKPRMVAAVALANKMARMIWAMSTKQENYRMA
- a CDS encoding AMP-binding protein, with the translated sequence MQTHHNFDPRVLPQDECVLRAMLERNAAQRPDDIYAVFQDGTEWSFSETLRQARQAAAGLQSLGVAQDDRVLIALPNGKDALRIWFGVNYIGGVAVHVNPAYRGALLERVISNSGAELLVCVADMVEPVSQVATADLKTVVTLGETSTLLPGISLLDVGVLDGVGDQPEAPAREILPFDLQCIIYTSGTTGPSKGVMCSYMHVTSAGKAVYFLDAEDRYLVNLPNYHIAGILPCMLMMSLGGSIAVIERFKTDQFWETIAATKATFAILLGVMTRYLLSRPETPAEKAGYLRYIIQQPFDDDAPALRARFNIDIYTSFNMTEVSLPIVSEPNPPVPGTCGKARDGVELRIVDAYDCEVPVGHTGELIIRTDQPWAMMHGYYQDADATARAWRNGWFHTGDIFRKNADGYYFFVDRLKDTIRRRGENISSFEVEAAVMAHPAIREAAAVATESEISESEVMIVVSLNKNVSLDPADLIRFLSSNLTYFMIPRYVRILADLPKTPTQKIEKHVLRSTGRSQGDVWDREAAGIRIQRN
- a CDS encoding ABC transporter ATP-binding protein — translated: MTPESLLQVRDLKKHFRIGTSLFKSRRQVVQAVDGVSFDLVAGETLGLVGESGCGKSTLGRLVVRLIEPTEGSVTFGGQDLLNLKATELHAVRKKCQFIFQDPYGSLDPRMRIWDIVTEPLAIEGKMSRPERRARGQELLERVGLSSSVADSYPHEFSGGQRQRIGVARALALDPRLIVCDEPVSALDVSIQAQIINLMTDLKNELQLSYLFISHNLAVVRHIADRVAVMYLGKIVELAPKSELYNHPQHPYTRALISAIPVPEPDRPAGTIDLQGHVPSPINPPTGCRFHTRCPFAFDRCRTEEPQLIAQSTDHLVACHL
- a CDS encoding biotin carboxylase N-terminal domain-containing protein codes for the protein MPMENPRSLLIANRGEIAIRIANAAASLGLRSVAVCSVDDQENLHLLKADKSIVLPGRGPSGYLDMEAIVATAVAEKCDMIHPGYGFLSENADFARLCEQYGIAFVGPSSEVLQLFGDKVAARNLAISLDVQVPRGTVGETTLEEAQAFFASLGEGGVAMIKAVAGGRARHASCSVGFGIARSL